A region of the Pseudarthrobacter sp. MM222 genome:
ATTTGGCAATACTCCATAACCAATGAGTCCACCCGAGACACCGGTTTCCCGAATTCCGCGCGGCCGGCTTAGGGCGCGGAGTCCACCACCGACGTCCGCACGGACGTCCACGACACCACAGTTCCGGCAGGGGCATCCGGGTAATCCCGCTGCAGGACCGCCCGTTCCCCAATCACCAGCCCCGACGTGGGATCAATGATGATCTCCTGCCGGGATCCTCCATCCGGCGACGGGATGCCGATGGCGATGCCCGTCCGTTCGTCGACTGTTGCCTGCTTGTCCACAACTGTGACGCCGGTGATGAGAGCGGCGGCCTTGTACAGGGCAGCACGCATATCGGCCGTGATGACACCGCTCCGCAGGCCATCCGCGATCGTCACGAATGCTTCAATTTCGGGGGACTTCCCGGAATCCTTCGTCCGCTCGTAGATGATGTCCAGCAGAGCCCGCGGATCTCCTGGCAGACTGCTGGCTTCCTTGAGGGGCGTGCCCCTAATGACTGTTTGCTCGTTCCCGTAGAAAGCGCCCCTTGGGGCGCGCAGAATGCCCACCAGCGGGGGCTGGCCTTCCGGCGGTCGTGATGCTGCCTGCAGTTTCCGTATCTGGGCGGCGGCGGCCTTGGCGGCTTCACTGGAGGACTCAAGGGGGACGCGGTCTTCGCGGTTCCAGACCCACTCCCCTTCCCTGTCCGCGGGCACGTAGACCTGGCCACCGGTTTTCTCCAGCCAGGACAACTGGCTTCCATCGGCGCCTACTGCGCTTGAGCCGTAGACGGACGCCGTGTCGATCTTCAGATACTGGTCGGGCCCCACCACCGGGTCGGAGGTCCGGATGGCTGCCCCGGCTGCTTTGTTCAGGACCTCTGCGGCTTCGGCAGTTGCTCCCGGACGGTCGGGCAGGATGACATCGGCCGCCACGATGACGCCCACGAGGAACGCTGCAGCCGCCGAGGCCATCACGATCCTGCGCCGTATGCGGATGGGGCTGGTCCTGAATGAGGTGCCCGGCCGGGTGATTGCGCTGAGATGGGAAACGGAACCGATCCCGGACTCAGCGTCTGAATTAAGGAATGAAAGCGATCTGGCCCGGCTCCTGGCCAATTCAGATTCACTGACGGAGTGCCCGGGATCGGCAGATGCAAGCTGGTATTCGATGCTACCTGGCACGTTACTTTTGGTCATCGTTCTGCTCCCTCTGGCTGTGCATCTGTACGTAGGAG
Encoded here:
- a CDS encoding CU044_5270 family protein, with the protein product MASAAAAFLVGVIVAADVILPDRPGATAEAAEVLNKAAGAAIRTSDPVVGPDQYLKIDTASVYGSSAVGADGSQLSWLEKTGGQVYVPADREGEWVWNREDRVPLESSSEAAKAAAAQIRKLQAASRPPEGQPPLVGILRAPRGAFYGNEQTVIRGTPLKEASSLPGDPRALLDIIYERTKDSGKSPEIEAFVTIADGLRSGVITADMRAALYKAAALITGVTVVDKQATVDERTGIAIGIPSPDGGSRQEIIIDPTSGLVIGERAVLQRDYPDAPAGTVVSWTSVRTSVVDSAP